The following coding sequences are from one Pigmentibacter sp. JX0631 window:
- a CDS encoding LysR family transcriptional regulator: protein MDRLEAMLIMVAVADGGSLSQASRKLKIPLASISRKISELEAHLNVKLLIRSTRSLELTDYGRSYVGHCRRILDDIEEAERMVIGEYSAPRGLLTITAPVVFGKLHVIPIIAEFLNNFPEVNIQLLLTDSDLDLIEEKIDLAVRIGDLANSTLIASKIGEIRHITCGSSFYFNKHGKPKIPQELNLHNCINISAFGTAKNWVYYSNKGKMNIKIQPRLEVTTVEAGIEAAALGVGITRALSYQINYYLKNNKLEIILENYEPKPWPVHLVFASGRIIPNKLRSFLEFAKPKLKDHLIYIH, encoded by the coding sequence ATGGATCGTTTAGAAGCTATGTTAATTATGGTGGCAGTTGCAGATGGAGGTAGTCTTTCTCAAGCTTCTCGTAAACTTAAAATTCCATTAGCCAGCATAAGTCGAAAAATATCGGAACTAGAAGCACATTTGAATGTGAAGCTATTAATAAGATCAACAAGATCACTAGAACTTACTGATTATGGTAGATCGTATGTTGGACATTGTCGGCGTATATTAGATGATATTGAAGAAGCTGAACGTATGGTTATTGGAGAATATTCAGCTCCCAGAGGATTACTCACGATTACTGCGCCAGTTGTTTTCGGAAAATTACATGTTATTCCAATAATTGCAGAATTTTTAAATAACTTCCCAGAAGTTAATATACAGTTATTATTGACAGATAGTGATTTAGACCTCATAGAAGAAAAGATCGATCTGGCAGTGAGAATTGGAGATCTTGCAAATAGCACTTTAATTGCTTCTAAAATAGGTGAAATTCGACATATAACTTGTGGAAGTTCTTTTTATTTTAATAAACATGGAAAGCCCAAAATTCCACAAGAACTAAATTTACACAATTGTATAAATATTTCTGCTTTTGGAACAGCGAAAAATTGGGTCTATTATTCAAACAAAGGAAAAATGAATATTAAAATTCAACCTCGATTAGAAGTAACTACAGTGGAAGCTGGTATTGAAGCTGCTGCTTTAGGTGTTGGTATTACTCGAGCTCTTTCCTACCAAATCAATTATTACTTAAAAAATAATAAACTAGAAATTATATTAGAAAATTATGAACCTAAACCTTGGCCTGTCCATCTTGTTTTTGCTTCGGGAAGAATTATACCTAATAAATTGAGGTCATTTTTAGAATTTGCAAAACCAAAGCTAAAAGATCATTTAATTTATATTCACTAG
- a CDS encoding DUF374 domain-containing protein, with amino-acid sequence MIKNFMHLRLDSVPWYLKPLILVYGYVLGYLQYIQYWLNNKTIQISWVGIENLSPDKNYIFVFWHRYFPCYFSAFFKFKKHIWMVHPLLYMAHMWILVRLLGVQKIIPGSAGNSGIKATKELIADLTAGYSTMICPDGPSGPPYVFKKGVLYIAAKSKVPIVPLYFRTNPSFQIRSWDKKKFPIPFGKLEVEIGEPIEVSEMNHDTVMNNILSAMNGE; translated from the coding sequence ATGATAAAAAATTTTATGCATTTAAGATTAGATTCAGTACCTTGGTATTTAAAACCACTAATTTTAGTATATGGGTATGTTTTAGGTTACCTGCAATATATTCAATACTGGCTAAATAATAAAACAATACAGATTTCATGGGTAGGTATTGAAAATCTTTCTCCCGATAAAAATTATATTTTTGTGTTTTGGCATCGCTATTTTCCATGCTATTTTTCCGCTTTTTTTAAATTTAAAAAACATATTTGGATGGTGCATCCACTATTATATATGGCACATATGTGGATACTTGTTAGACTTCTTGGAGTTCAAAAGATAATTCCGGGCTCTGCAGGAAATTCAGGAATTAAAGCAACAAAAGAGCTTATTGCAGATCTAACAGCTGGATATTCAACTATGATTTGTCCTGATGGACCATCTGGTCCTCCTTATGTTTTTAAAAAAGGAGTTCTTTATATCGCAGCTAAAAGTAAAGTTCCAATTGTCCCACTTTACTTTAGAACAAATCCAAGTTTCCAAATTAGGAGTTGGGACAAAAAAAAATTCCCTATTCCATTTGGAAAATTGGAAGTAGAAATTGGTGAACCGATTGAAGTTTCGGAGATGAATCATGATACAGTAATGAATAATATTCTTTCTGCAATGAATGGAGAATAA
- a CDS encoding DUF1905 domain-containing protein, with protein sequence MVIINKKMSSKKVLQYSFESKLWKYKGEKGWYFLTLSKELSRLIKKNHFSSEEGWGRLRVTCNMGRSVWSTAIWYDSKFEAYLLPIKIAVRKKEGVEEGDILKCSLKI encoded by the coding sequence ATGGTAATTATAAATAAAAAAATGAGTAGCAAGAAGGTTTTACAATATTCATTTGAATCAAAACTATGGAAATATAAAGGAGAAAAAGGTTGGTACTTTTTAACATTATCAAAAGAATTGTCTAGATTAATTAAAAAAAATCATTTTTCCTCTGAAGAAGGCTGGGGAAGACTTAGAGTAACCTGTAATATGGGAAGATCTGTTTGGTCAACTGCAATATGGTACGATAGTAAATTTGAAGCATATTTATTGCCTATTAAAATTGCAGTACGAAAAAAAGAAGGAGTTGAAGAAGGAGATATTCTTAAATGTTCTTTAAAAATTTAA
- a CDS encoding peptide deformylase, producing the protein MTNSINSLENEFVQYSSSLGKEILYKPSLEVKNILDPNIQEILQKMRIQLNGKGIGLAANQIGFPLQIFMIEFNNENERYKHLNFESIPNQVYINPRIVNTSKERVSFWHGCLSAIGKPRGLVATYKWLDFEAFDENGNFKSGRLDGIGSVIFQHEFRHLLGSCYFDHAKEFLEYEKLNNLFLSGVLNPYEIVSEEVPLLLADYIVGTKIS; encoded by the coding sequence ATGACAAATAGTATTAATAGTTTGGAAAATGAATTTGTACAATACTCAAGTTCATTAGGAAAAGAAATATTATATAAACCATCTTTGGAAGTGAAAAATATATTAGATCCAAATATACAAGAAATTCTCCAAAAAATGAGGATTCAATTAAATGGAAAAGGAATTGGATTAGCAGCAAATCAAATTGGTTTTCCTTTGCAAATATTTATGATTGAGTTTAATAATGAAAATGAACGTTATAAGCATTTAAATTTCGAATCAATACCTAATCAAGTGTACATTAATCCTAGAATAGTGAATACTTCAAAAGAAAGAGTTTCTTTTTGGCATGGATGTTTAAGCGCAATCGGAAAACCAAGAGGTCTTGTAGCAACTTATAAATGGCTTGATTTTGAAGCTTTTGATGAAAATGGTAATTTTAAAAGTGGAAGATTAGATGGTATAGGATCTGTAATTTTTCAACACGAATTTAGGCATTTGTTAGGTTCTTGTTACTTTGACCATGCGAAAGAATTTCTAGAATATGAAAAACTCAATAATTTATTTCTTTCAGGGGTACTAAATCCTTATGAGATTGTAAGCGAAGAAGTTCCTCTACTATTAGCAGATTATATTGTTGGTACTAAAATTAGTTAA
- a CDS encoding MFS transporter produces MENSNKSLLILTLVVFIGFLTIGIPLPVLPLFVTKELLYSSAIAGIVIAAQSISTMLTRKYSGKLSDIKGSKKIVLLGLLLCAFASLTYYSSYLVSSTSNLSLAILLIGRVVLGLGESMVMTGALSWGIGLAGTSNSAKVMSWMGLALYGAFAFGAPIGMELYKIGGLQIISLVITSLPVIAFLIALKLPNTVVTTIIPNNQRIQFLILLKDIWLPGAGMALGAIGFGIIATFMTLYYASKQWNGASLCLTVFASAYILVRILFPNMIQKYGGTRILVFLLLVETIGQSTILLFNNPIIAILGSALTGIGYSLVFPAFGVEVVKKIPEQSRGEALGIYTAFFDLALGITGPIFGFIIYLVGYQYAFLGGTVTSILALFIAIFLNRKTMQKVIN; encoded by the coding sequence ATGGAAAATTCAAATAAATCCTTGCTTATTCTGACATTAGTTGTTTTTATTGGCTTTCTTACGATAGGAATTCCGTTACCAGTTTTGCCATTATTTGTTACTAAAGAATTACTATATAGTTCTGCAATAGCTGGAATCGTCATAGCTGCTCAATCCATTTCTACAATGTTAACAAGAAAATATTCAGGAAAATTATCTGATATTAAAGGAAGCAAAAAAATAGTTCTTTTAGGATTACTTTTATGTGCATTTGCTAGTTTAACATATTATTCCTCTTATCTTGTTTCTTCTACCTCTAATTTATCACTAGCAATACTTTTAATAGGTCGAGTTGTTTTAGGATTAGGAGAAAGTATGGTCATGACGGGTGCTCTTTCTTGGGGAATTGGATTAGCTGGAACAAGCAACTCAGCAAAAGTCATGTCTTGGATGGGTCTTGCATTATACGGAGCCTTCGCATTTGGCGCTCCAATTGGTATGGAACTTTATAAAATAGGTGGACTACAAATTATTTCCCTAGTAATAACTTCCCTTCCAGTAATTGCTTTTTTAATAGCGCTAAAATTACCCAATACTGTAGTAACAACAATTATTCCAAACAATCAAAGAATTCAATTTTTAATTTTACTAAAAGATATTTGGTTACCTGGAGCAGGAATGGCTTTAGGTGCAATTGGATTCGGAATTATCGCAACCTTTATGACGTTATACTATGCAAGTAAACAATGGAATGGAGCATCGCTTTGTCTAACAGTTTTTGCATCAGCTTACATTCTTGTAAGAATACTATTCCCAAATATGATACAAAAATATGGTGGAACAAGAATACTTGTATTTCTTCTGCTAGTTGAAACAATTGGACAGTCAACGATTTTGCTTTTCAACAATCCAATTATAGCTATTTTAGGTTCAGCTCTGACAGGGATTGGTTATTCTCTTGTATTTCCCGCATTTGGCGTAGAAGTTGTGAAAAAAATTCCTGAACAAAGTCGCGGAGAAGCTTTAGGAATATATACAGCCTTTTTTGATTTAGCTTTAGGGATTACTGGACCAATTTTTGGATTTATTATTTATTTAGTTGGTTATCAATATGCATTTCTAGGAGGTACTGTTACAAGTATTTTAGCCCTATTTATAGCTATTTTCTTAAATAGAAAAACAATGCAAAAAGTCATTAACTAA
- a CDS encoding transporter substrate-binding domain-containing protein → MKFLRNKTILFPFFLSLNLYATDLNELHFVTEPSGVIYYDKKNIELKGIVGERIQYLIKKLELKNKVEIMPWSRAYYETIKNKNYVIFPIAKTEEREKELKYCCIISKSRQFFFKLKARKDINVKNITDVKKYSVGVVRDDYRQVILEKKGLSKLEVATTMDLNFKKFIGGREDIILLSENSMLKYLNQNNMTINEIEKLIEFKDIDINNYVAFNKEMDDKIISKVKTTLKEVYDPDKDL, encoded by the coding sequence ATGAAGTTTTTAAGAAATAAAACTATACTTTTTCCATTTTTTTTATCATTAAATCTATATGCAACAGATTTAAATGAACTCCATTTTGTAACCGAACCTTCTGGAGTTATATATTATGATAAAAAAAATATTGAATTGAAAGGAATTGTTGGTGAAAGAATTCAATATTTAATCAAAAAATTAGAATTAAAAAATAAAGTAGAAATTATGCCTTGGTCTAGAGCTTATTATGAAACGATTAAAAATAAAAATTATGTTATTTTTCCAATTGCGAAAACAGAAGAAAGAGAAAAAGAGTTGAAGTATTGTTGTATAATTTCTAAATCTAGGCAGTTTTTTTTTAAATTAAAAGCAAGAAAAGATATAAATGTTAAAAATATTACTGATGTAAAAAAATATTCTGTTGGAGTTGTTCGTGATGATTATAGGCAAGTTATATTAGAAAAAAAGGGATTATCAAAATTAGAAGTAGCAACCACAATGGATTTAAATTTTAAAAAATTCATTGGAGGTAGAGAAGATATAATATTATTAAGTGAAAATTCAATGCTTAAGTATTTGAACCAAAATAATATGACGATTAATGAGATCGAAAAATTAATAGAATTTAAAGATATTGATATAAATAATTATGTTGCATTTAATAAAGAAATGGATGATAAAATAATTTCTAAAGTAAAAACAACATTAAAAGAAGTTTATGACCCTGATAAAGATTTATAA
- a CDS encoding putative quinol monooxygenase, with the protein MTKFNETYNVGKPNKEILAVFAVVKVIPGKEDFFKKEMEKIIPLTLNEEGAYCYLLHESTNDNCEFTLYEQWESQEHLHAHLNSEHMSKFFNAVKDIMQSGYPQIKTYKNII; encoded by the coding sequence ATGACAAAATTTAACGAAACTTATAATGTAGGAAAACCAAACAAAGAAATTTTAGCCGTATTTGCTGTTGTAAAAGTAATTCCTGGGAAGGAAGATTTTTTCAAAAAAGAGATGGAAAAAATAATTCCTTTAACATTGAATGAAGAGGGTGCATATTGCTATTTGCTACACGAATCTACAAATGATAATTGTGAATTTACACTTTATGAACAATGGGAGTCTCAAGAACATTTACATGCACATCTAAATTCAGAACATATGAGCAAATTTTTTAATGCGGTAAAAGATATTATGCAATCCGGATATCCTCAAATAAAAACCTATAAAAATATTATTTAA
- a CDS encoding MarR family transcriptional regulator: MTQKKSPFGFEKPESSPGFLLWQTLTIWQRLIKRQLEEYRLNHTQFVILAIAYWFSTKDNIAKQTDIITLSKLEKMTVSKSLKSLASLNLIQRSENQSDSRFKNIILTDEGEKLIKLLIPMVEKVDNDFFNTLTKNENDIIKDCFKKLSHFQSIDNSF; the protein is encoded by the coding sequence GTGACACAAAAGAAGAGCCCATTTGGATTTGAAAAGCCAGAAAGTAGTCCAGGTTTCTTACTATGGCAAACATTGACTATTTGGCAAAGACTTATAAAAAGGCAATTAGAAGAGTATAGATTAAATCATACGCAATTTGTTATATTAGCAATTGCTTATTGGTTCTCAACAAAAGATAATATAGCTAAACAAACGGATATTATTACACTTTCAAAGCTGGAAAAAATGACGGTTTCAAAATCTCTCAAGTCACTTGCCTCCTTAAATTTAATTCAACGATCAGAAAATCAGAGTGATAGTCGATTTAAAAATATTATTCTAACTGATGAAGGTGAAAAGCTAATTAAATTACTAATTCCTATGGTTGAAAAAGTTGATAATGATTTTTTTAATACACTAACAAAAAATGAAAATGACATTATAAAAGATTGTTTTAAAAAACTTTCTCATTTTCAGAGTATTGATAACTCCTTCTAA
- a CDS encoding DNA alkylation repair protein, with the protein MANQLIQNLKKLQNKEKARIQQKFFKTGKGEYAEGDIFLGVIVPEVRKIAKKNISLQLDQVQILLISKYHEVRLLGLIILTYQYANMVNINNEIEQKNIVNFYLSNTKYINNWDLVDASCYKILGEYCYQYKLEDILSKLTYSSILWERRISIVSCFAYIKKSELNFIYSIIPRFFNDKHDLIHKACGWMLREAGKRNKFLLENFLKENFEVMPKIMLRYALEKFSENEKSRILK; encoded by the coding sequence ATGGCGAATCAATTAATTCAAAATTTAAAAAAACTTCAAAATAAAGAAAAAGCAAGAATACAACAAAAATTTTTTAAAACTGGAAAAGGAGAATACGCTGAAGGAGATATTTTTTTAGGTGTTATCGTTCCTGAAGTCAGAAAGATAGCAAAGAAAAATATATCACTGCAACTTGATCAAGTACAAATTCTATTAATTAGTAAATATCATGAAGTTAGATTGCTAGGATTAATTATTTTAACTTATCAGTATGCGAATATGGTTAATATTAATAATGAAATAGAACAAAAAAATATCGTTAACTTTTATTTATCTAATACGAAATATATAAATAATTGGGATTTAGTAGATGCAAGTTGTTACAAAATTTTAGGAGAATACTGTTATCAATATAAATTAGAAGACATTTTAAGCAAATTGACATATTCTTCAATACTTTGGGAAAGAAGAATTTCAATAGTTTCATGTTTTGCTTATATCAAGAAATCTGAACTAAATTTTATATATTCCATAATTCCAAGATTTTTTAATGATAAACATGATTTAATACATAAAGCTTGTGGCTGGATGCTGCGTGAAGCTGGAAAAAGGAATAAATTTCTGCTAGAAAATTTTTTGAAAGAAAATTTTGAAGTAATGCCAAAAATTATGCTGCGCTATGCATTAGAAAAATTTTCAGAAAATGAAAAATCTCGTATTTTAAAGTAA
- a CDS encoding TMEM175 family protein, giving the protein MSKARLEAFSDGVLAIIITIMVLELKIPHTDDLYELLPLLPIFLSYFLSFIYVGIYWISHHYILHLASQINMKVVWLNINFLFWISLLPFVTAWSGENSFAKTPVFLYGIVLFLSSSSFFLLTHALKVSHDKNSNLVKEIGENKVGKFSLLFYFIGIISTFYSPYISLIIYILLAFFWANPFKKLRILYFKN; this is encoded by the coding sequence ATGAGTAAAGCTAGATTAGAAGCTTTTAGTGATGGTGTATTAGCCATTATTATAACTATCATGGTGCTTGAGTTAAAAATTCCGCATACTGATGACTTATACGAATTACTCCCATTGCTTCCAATTTTTTTAAGCTACTTTCTTAGTTTCATCTATGTAGGTATATATTGGATAAGTCATCACTATATTTTACATTTAGCATCACAAATTAACATGAAAGTAGTCTGGTTAAATATCAATTTTCTATTTTGGATTTCTCTGCTCCCTTTTGTTACGGCTTGGTCAGGTGAAAATTCATTTGCTAAAACTCCCGTTTTTTTATATGGGATTGTATTATTTCTCTCATCTAGCTCATTTTTTTTGCTTACACACGCATTAAAAGTTTCACATGATAAGAATTCAAATTTAGTAAAAGAAATAGGTGAAAATAAAGTCGGTAAATTTTCACTACTTTTTTATTTCATTGGAATTATTTCAACATTTTATTCCCCTTATATTTCATTAATAATTTATATTTTATTGGCTTTTTTCTGGGCTAATCCATTTAAAAAATTAAGAATTCTATACTTCAAAAATTAA
- a CDS encoding ester cyclase, with amino-acid sequence MQTFERNNMNNCNLKKEIVRKCFSACWGKNGNVTSLELFYDSKVKINAPLQGSLNGVEQLQGFIRGVRLAFPDMDFELVLPLISEDDYVVGYWKGGGTHSGIAMPDFVGGPLPAATNKKVYFSGITIWKFKDNKIIEEITEEGAWTMFEQLDLVKKL; translated from the coding sequence ATGCAGACTTTTGAAAGAAATAATATGAATAATTGCAATTTAAAGAAAGAAATAGTAAGAAAATGCTTCTCTGCATGCTGGGGAAAAAATGGGAATGTAACTAGTCTTGAATTATTTTATGATAGTAAAGTCAAGATAAACGCACCTCTTCAGGGTAGTTTAAATGGAGTTGAGCAATTACAGGGCTTTATAAGAGGTGTTCGATTGGCTTTTCCTGATATGGATTTTGAATTGGTATTGCCTCTTATTTCAGAAGATGATTATGTAGTTGGCTATTGGAAAGGCGGAGGCACTCATTCTGGAATTGCGATGCCAGATTTTGTAGGTGGTCCATTACCTGCGGCAACAAATAAAAAAGTATATTTTTCCGGTATTACCATTTGGAAATTTAAGGATAATAAAATTATAGAAGAAATAACTGAAGAAGGGGCTTGGACTATGTTTGAACAATTAGATTTGGTTAAGAAGTTGTAG
- a CDS encoding Ada metal-binding domain-containing protein: MYESFNLEKFRWDCLQNKTKLKGEEFFYAVKTTGIFCRIGCPAKIPRRENIIFIASIQQAIKAGYRPCLRCKPDHINFTNNHLNLALEACRILNVSENVLSAKEISDQLSISLFHFHRIFKQEIGLTYKKYALVILENRMRYNLKLGVSITNAIYDTGYNSSNRFYENVDLKLGMKPKEFCNYGINTTIYFLVLKNNFRLFSLALTAKGICHFNFGNSEDELTQDIFNLFKKSKLIHRINNDIKQFENKITEVVAEIVGRKNLPLQVKSILFQKKIFDIAVELFLKQGKLYNCIE, translated from the coding sequence ATGTACGAAAGTTTTAATCTGGAAAAATTTAGATGGGATTGCCTGCAAAATAAGACAAAATTAAAAGGTGAAGAGTTTTTTTATGCAGTAAAAACAACGGGCATTTTTTGTAGAATAGGGTGTCCTGCAAAAATCCCAAGAAGAGAAAATATTATTTTTATTGCTAGTATACAACAAGCAATAAAAGCAGGTTATAGGCCATGCCTGCGTTGCAAACCTGATCATATTAATTTTACTAATAATCATTTAAATTTAGCACTAGAGGCTTGTAGAATACTAAATGTAAGTGAAAATGTATTATCAGCTAAAGAAATTTCAGATCAATTAAGTATTAGTCTTTTTCACTTTCATAGAATATTTAAACAGGAAATAGGACTAACTTATAAAAAATATGCTTTGGTAATATTAGAAAATAGAATGCGCTATAACTTAAAGTTAGGTGTATCAATTACGAATGCAATCTATGACACCGGATATAATTCGAGTAACAGATTCTATGAAAATGTAGATCTTAAATTAGGAATGAAACCAAAAGAATTTTGTAATTACGGAATTAACACAACTATTTACTTCCTTGTATTAAAAAATAACTTTAGATTATTTAGCCTTGCGTTAACTGCAAAAGGTATTTGTCACTTTAATTTTGGAAATTCAGAAGATGAATTAACACAAGATATTTTTAACTTGTTTAAAAAATCTAAGTTAATTCATAGAATTAACAATGATATTAAGCAGTTTGAAAATAAAATTACAGAAGTAGTTGCAGAAATTGTTGGCAGGAAAAATTTACCGCTGCAAGTTAAAAGCATTTTATTTCAAAAAAAAATATTTGATATTGCTGTAGAATTATTTCTAAAACAAGGTAAATTATATAATTGTATTGAATAG
- a CDS encoding DUF924 family protein, producing MQENKVNQNINKILDFWFGDVQKLKLNNVNSSMMLWFSGYPEIDQLIDNKFRKLIEKAILGHFDIWMKTPEGCLALIILLDQFPLNIFRNQARSFTVCHMALPYALTAIKLGYDKLLSQQKKSFIYLPLEHAEDINLQNLSVELYSKEYENSSPAERQFCKINLDYALKHKRVIELFGRFPNRNKILGRISTKSELEFLEREGAGF from the coding sequence ATGCAAGAAAATAAAGTAAATCAAAATATTAATAAAATTTTAGATTTTTGGTTTGGTGACGTTCAGAAATTGAAATTAAACAATGTAAACTCATCCATGATGCTTTGGTTTTCAGGATATCCTGAAATTGATCAATTAATTGATAATAAATTCAGAAAATTAATTGAAAAAGCAATTCTTGGTCACTTTGATATATGGATGAAAACTCCTGAAGGTTGTTTAGCATTAATTATATTACTAGATCAATTTCCTTTAAATATTTTTAGAAATCAAGCTAGATCATTTACAGTTTGTCATATGGCACTTCCGTATGCTCTGACTGCTATAAAACTTGGATATGATAAACTTCTGTCGCAGCAAAAAAAAAGTTTTATTTATTTACCTCTTGAACATGCTGAAGATATAAATTTGCAAAATTTATCTGTTGAATTATACTCAAAAGAATATGAAAATTCTTCGCCTGCAGAAAGACAGTTTTGTAAAATTAATTTAGATTATGCATTAAAACATAAAAGAGTAATTGAATTATTTGGAAGATTTCCAAATAGGAATAAGATATTAGGTAGAATATCAACTAAAAGTGAGTTAGAATTTCTGGAAAGAGAAGGCGCTGGATTTTAA
- a CDS encoding cryptochrome/photolyase family protein encodes MTNLVYIMGDQLSESISSLRSLKKEDIIFFCETSDEFTDLPHHPKKIAFLLATRRHFAEELKEKGLNVFYIKLDDQLNSGSIRAELKKAIHKFAIKNMIITEPSEFKNKLIIEEISKQNNITIQILEDDRFFCSIVNFKKWSVGKKSLRMEFFYRELRKQNKILLEKDGSPTGGLWNYDKENRKPPSKSLKSLKRISHKKSLILLDVINYVKQNFSQNFGTLEPFYYAITRKQALIELNDFIERILNLFGDYQDAMLKDEAYLHHSLLSSYINVGLLLPKEICSLVEKAYKEGKVSLNSAEGFIRQILGWREYVRGIYWLKMPSYVDLNFFNAKNPLPFFFWGGKTKMNCINNVVAQTKEHSYSHHIQRLMITGNFALIAGLDVKEVHKWYLSVYSDAFEWVEMPNTIGMALFADGGIVASKPYAASANYISKMSNFCMNCFYNSKETVGVNSCPFNSLYWNFINKNKNKFQENPRMSLIIKSWENFSDDKKKTIILRAEKILNLMENNDL; translated from the coding sequence ATGACTAACCTTGTTTATATAATGGGCGATCAATTATCTGAATCTATTTCTTCTTTGCGGTCTTTAAAAAAAGAAGATATTATTTTTTTTTGTGAAACTTCAGATGAATTTACTGATCTTCCTCATCATCCAAAAAAAATTGCCTTTTTATTAGCTACTAGAAGACATTTTGCAGAGGAATTAAAAGAAAAAGGTTTAAATGTTTTTTATATTAAACTCGATGATCAACTAAATTCAGGTTCTATTCGGGCTGAACTTAAAAAAGCTATTCATAAATTTGCAATTAAAAATATGATTATTACTGAACCTAGTGAATTTAAAAATAAATTAATAATTGAAGAAATATCTAAGCAAAATAACATAACTATACAAATTTTAGAAGATGATAGATTTTTTTGTTCTATAGTAAATTTTAAAAAATGGTCTGTAGGCAAGAAAAGTTTAAGAATGGAATTTTTTTATAGAGAATTGAGGAAACAAAATAAAATATTACTTGAGAAAGATGGCAGTCCAACTGGTGGTTTATGGAATTATGATAAAGAAAATAGAAAACCACCTTCTAAAAGTTTAAAATCTTTGAAAAGAATTTCTCATAAAAAATCTTTGATTCTTCTTGATGTAATAAATTATGTAAAGCAAAATTTTTCGCAAAATTTTGGCACCCTAGAACCTTTTTATTATGCAATTACTCGTAAGCAAGCATTAATTGAACTTAATGATTTTATCGAGAGAATTCTTAATCTATTTGGTGATTATCAAGATGCTATGTTAAAAGACGAAGCATATTTACATCATTCTTTGCTCTCATCTTACATAAATGTTGGATTATTACTACCAAAAGAAATTTGTTCTCTTGTTGAAAAGGCATATAAAGAAGGAAAAGTCTCTCTTAATTCTGCTGAGGGGTTTATTCGTCAAATTCTTGGGTGGAGAGAATATGTCCGAGGAATATATTGGTTAAAAATGCCATCTTATGTTGATCTGAATTTTTTTAATGCCAAAAATCCCCTTCCCTTTTTTTTCTGGGGTGGAAAAACAAAAATGAATTGTATTAATAATGTAGTAGCACAAACCAAGGAACATTCTTATTCACACCATATTCAGCGTTTGATGATTACCGGAAATTTTGCTCTTATCGCAGGTCTAGATGTTAAAGAAGTACACAAATGGTATTTATCGGTGTATAGTGATGCTTTTGAATGGGTAGAAATGCCAAATACTATTGGAATGGCATTATTTGCTGATGGAGGTATTGTCGCAAGTAAACCTTATGCAGCAAGCGCTAATTATATTAGTAAAATGAGTAATTTTTGTATGAACTGTTTTTATAATTCAAAAGAAACTGTTGGGGTTAATTCTTGTCCTTTTAATTCTTTATATTGGAATTTCATAAATAAAAATAAAAATAAATTTCAAGAAAATCCTAGAATGTCATTAATTATAAAAAGCTGGGAAAATTTCTCTGATGACAAGAAAAAAACCATTATATTGCGAGCAGAAAAAATTCTTAATTTAATGGAAAATAATGACTTATAA